Part of the Ignavibacteria bacterium genome is shown below.
ATGGACGGTGCCGATTCTCTTGGTAAATCTGCATAAGAAAATATACCAATTATCACAATCAGGATTGTGAGGATGTAAACCGTTGTTTTATTTTCCTGTAACAGCTTGAAGAATTTCATAAACTCTTTCTTTTATTTTTTATTAGAACAGAACGAGATTCCCATTTTCCACGGGAATGACTTCCGTTAATTAATTTTACTGCGCAACATCAACCGTATCATTATCAGCTAAATATTGAAATCCTACATTAACTAATCTGTCTCCTGCATTTAAACCGCTTTCTATGTATGCCATGTTATTGTTCGTAGCGCCGACTTTCAGAACTCTTTTCTTTGCAACATTGCCTTCAACAACAAACACAAACTTTTCGTCACCATTATCAACAATCAAATCCTGTTCAAGAACGATTGCATTAGGAACTTTCAAAAGAGTAAAAGCAAGATTTGCAGACATTTCAGGTTTTAATCTTCCCTGTGGATTCTGTATCGTTACCTCAACTTCATAAGTTCTGTTAAGCTGGTTAAGAACCGGAGATACAAAATTTATGATTCCGCTGAATTCTTCATTTGGAAATACGTCAAAAGTTATTTTTACCGACTCACCTTTTGTAATATTACCCAAATATCTTTCAGGAATTCCTGCTGTAACTTTTACTCTTGATATGTCTACAATATTCAAAATCGGTGCGCCGGGCGCAGTCATTTCACCAATGTTCATATATTTTGCATCAACAACACCGCTTATCGGTGAAGTAACATATGACTTTGATAATCTTACATTGAATACATTTAGAGTTCTCTCAGCAATATCAAGCTGAAGCTTTGCATCCGTATATTGCGACTCGGTAGCAATCTTGTCATTATATAACCGCTCGATTCTCTCGAATGTTGACTTTGCAAGCTCATACTGTGCTTTTGACTGCTCGTAAGAAGCAACATCAGTATCCTTGTTTAAACGGACGACAACCTGTCCTCTTCCGACCCTGCTTCCTTTATCAACTCCAAGGTAAGTAATTACACCTCCCTCTTCAGAAGACAGCTTTGCAGAAGTAAACGGCTTCACAACACCGACAACTGAATATTTTTCTTCAAAGTATTGCGTCTCAAGAGTTTTGACTTTAACCAGAGTCAATTTTTTTTCAGGCTTTACTTCAGAATTGCTGTTTCCTCCGCAGGAATATAATCCTAAAGAAAAAACTGCCAATGTTAAGATTAAAATATGCTTTCTCATATTATTGTTTGTAAAAGATAAAATTTTATTATTTTTCATACTACTTTTCATTTTACTTCTCATGTTATTTCTCAAGCAGTGCCTCCAAATCCGCTCTTGCAACAAGATAATCATATATTGCGCTTAAATATGCCAGGTTTGATTGACTATAAATTAAGTTTGCATCGAGAACATCAATCTGTGTAATCACACCGTTTCTGTAGCTTATGTTTGCAAGCTCAAGTCCTCGGGCTGCTTCACCAACGGTTGCATACTGCGACCTGATTCTATTCCTTGCATCTTCAAGGCGCACAATCACGTTCTCTGTTTGCAATCGGAGATTTCTCTTCAAATCATTTATCTGAATCTCATTCTTTTTGATTTCTACTTCTGCCTGTTGAACCTTATAAGAATTTCTGAACAGATTCAAATCCCAGCTTAAGCTCAACCCTGCAGCAATGGAATTATTAAATTTATATTCACTTATTGATTTATCATCGTTTTCATTTGCTTCAAGATTATAATTTCCGAAAACTGAAAGCTTCGGCAGATAATTTGCCTCATTTACATTTACAAGCTCTTCATTTATTTTTTTACTTATCTGAAGCTGACGGACTAAAACGTTTCTTTCACTTATGGTATTAATTAATGTCTGAGTTGTTCCATATACTTCCGTGCTGTCATATACAAGTGCGCCGGCAACGTCAATCTGTTGTTCTGATGGAATGCCCATTATGTTAGACAGATTATTTTTTGCGAGGACAAGATTTTTTTCTGACTGCGAAACATTCGGTCTGACATTTTCTACTCTTACCTTCGCCCTGAGATAATCAAACTCCGTTGTTACACCATTTCTATATCTGGCTTCAACCACTGAGAAGTTTTCCAATGCATTTGCAAGAATTTCATTGTTCAAAACCAATACCTGTTTTGCAAGCATCACAGAATAAAAAGCTTGCTTTACATTTCTTTTAACTTCAATTTCGCTTTGATTGAGGAATTCACCCTGCAAATTTGTATAATATTCTGCTATCCTTATTCCTGAAAACACGGGAGTTCCTAAAATAGGAAGTGATTCCTGAAATTGAAGCGCAGTTGTGAGTGAATTATCCGTTCCGACTTCAAAGCTCTCGCCAAAGATAATGAATTTTGGTTTTTTGAACGCTCTTGTATATCTTGATGTCAGCGTCAGATTCGGAACAAGGTTTTCACTGTAAACCTCACTCACTTTATACTCTGCCTGTTGGACATTAAGCTTTGAAAGTTTTATGGAAAGATTATTTTCTTTTGCAATTGAAACCGCCTCATAAATATCAAGAACTCTGACGTTTTGCGCCTGCAAAAATTCCCCTGAGCTTAATGACATACCCAAGACAAGAAATAATGCAATTAATAGTCTTTTCATTTTAATTGTTTTGTAAAACTTTTTTGGATTTATTTTTAAATCGTTTTTTTCCTTCTGATGTAAGAAAGCCAGTGAATATAATGTCAACGACATATTCAAACGCTTCTTTCATTGTAAAACCGTTGTTAATTAAAAAATCAGGTGAACATACTCTCTGCATTGCAGAGCTGAAAATTTCTATCACCATATTATTGGGGTAATCTTCTGATATAAGTTTTTCTTTCTTCCCCTGATTTAAAAGTTTGCTGAAAACCCTGAAGGAAGTTTCTTTTCCGAATTCTTCAAATCTCTTATTAAGATGAGGAGCATGAGTTTTAACATCTTTTATGTATGACGCAGCGCAATTTTTTGTAAAGTTTGCATGAAGGTCGCCTATTTTTTCAAACTTTACTATGCAGTCATCGTCGGAATTAATTATCTCATCTATATATTTTTTCATCGTCTCGATGCGCAGTGTGCAAACATCATTTATTAAAGTGTCTTTAGAATCAAAATATTTATAAATGGTTTTTTTGCTCACGCCGAGTTCCTGAGCAATTTCATCCATTGAAGTTTTATAAAATCCTTCATTCACGAATTTGTTATGACAAAATACCAATATCTTATTCCTGTCAGTATTTTCTAAATATGAAAAAAAGTCCATTGTGCTGATTATTAAGGCTTAAAATGTAATGATTAATTAAATAAAATTGGAAACTATGATAGTGTATTCGGTTTCCGTTTCAAAAAGTTTCACATATTTTCAAAGTATTTTTAGGAAAAGGAAACTAAAAAAACTATTATAGTTTCCAATTTAATAATAATAGATTTTAATATCAAGGTACCAAATGTTAAGATTTCATTACTTTTTCATTATGAAGAATGAAAACTTACTATAAAATTACTTTGAAAATAAATTTTAATTCCCCAAAATTATGAAAATCCAAAAATCATGAAAAAATTTATACTTCCTTATATTATATTATTATTAAATATCAATTTAATGCAAGCTCAGACAAATCTGAAAGCAGGGTTTATATACCTTAACAAGCTTACACCATTTAATACATGGACATATGAACACGAACTTTCTCGTATTGCACTGCTCGAATCAGGGCTCGTTAATGATGCGCTTTATGTCGAAGTTATGGAAACTGCCGACAGCGTAACAGTAATAAATTCAATAGATAGTTTACTGAAACAGGGATGTAATTTGATTTTTACAACCAGTTTTAATTTTATGGGACCGACTTATGCGATGGCTCTTGCAAATCCTGATAAATATTTTATGAACTGCTCGGGATATATGACTGCTCCGAATATGGGAACATACATGGGTAGAATGTATGAGTCCGAATATCTTCTTGGTATGATGTCAGCAATGGTTTCTAAAAACGGAAAGATTGGTTATGT
Proteins encoded:
- a CDS encoding efflux RND transporter periplasmic adaptor subunit — protein: MKNNKILSFTNNNMRKHILILTLAVFSLGLYSCGGNSNSEVKPEKKLTLVKVKTLETQYFEEKYSVVGVVKPFTSAKLSSEEGGVITYLGVDKGSRVGRGQVVVRLNKDTDVASYEQSKAQYELAKSTFERIERLYNDKIATESQYTDAKLQLDIAERTLNVFNVRLSKSYVTSPISGVVDAKYMNIGEMTAPGAPILNIVDISRVKVTAGIPERYLGNITKGESVKITFDVFPNEEFSGIINFVSPVLNQLNRTYEVEVTIQNPQGRLKPEMSANLAFTLLKVPNAIVLEQDLIVDNGDEKFVFVVEGNVAKKRVLKVGATNNNMAYIESGLNAGDRLVNVGFQYLADNDTVDVAQ
- a CDS encoding TolC family protein, which codes for MKRLLIALFLVLGMSLSSGEFLQAQNVRVLDIYEAVSIAKENNLSIKLSKLNVQQAEYKVSEVYSENLVPNLTLTSRYTRAFKKPKFIIFGESFEVGTDNSLTTALQFQESLPILGTPVFSGIRIAEYYTNLQGEFLNQSEIEVKRNVKQAFYSVMLAKQVLVLNNEILANALENFSVVEARYRNGVTTEFDYLRAKVRVENVRPNVSQSEKNLVLAKNNLSNIMGIPSEQQIDVAGALVYDSTEVYGTTQTLINTISERNVLVRQLQISKKINEELVNVNEANYLPKLSVFGNYNLEANENDDKSISEYKFNNSIAAGLSLSWDLNLFRNSYKVQQAEVEIKKNEIQINDLKRNLRLQTENVIVRLEDARNRIRSQYATVGEAARGLELANISYRNGVITQIDVLDANLIYSQSNLAYLSAIYDYLVARADLEALLEK
- a CDS encoding TetR/AcrR family transcriptional regulator; the encoded protein is MDFFSYLENTDRNKILVFCHNKFVNEGFYKTSMDEIAQELGVSKKTIYKYFDSKDTLINDVCTLRIETMKKYIDEIINSDDDCIVKFEKIGDLHANFTKNCAASYIKDVKTHAPHLNKRFEEFGKETSFRVFSKLLNQGKKEKLISEDYPNNMVIEIFSSAMQRVCSPDFLINNGFTMKEAFEYVVDIIFTGFLTSEGKKRFKNKSKKVLQNN